A genomic window from Paraburkholderia phytofirmans OLGA172 includes:
- a CDS encoding EthD family reductase: MIKVSVMYANTPGARFDHQYYRDKHMPLLKKRMGEACLYYTVDKGLAGGAPGQPPTYIAMCHFFCDSVESFQAAFGPHAKEIMDDVANYTDLAPTLQISEVVVERA; encoded by the coding sequence ATGATCAAGGTTAGTGTCATGTATGCGAACACGCCTGGCGCCCGCTTCGACCACCAGTACTACCGCGACAAGCATATGCCATTGCTCAAGAAGCGCATGGGCGAAGCGTGTTTGTACTACACCGTTGATAAAGGGCTTGCAGGCGGTGCACCCGGCCAACCACCAACATACATTGCCATGTGCCACTTTTTCTGCGACTCGGTTGAGTCCTTTCAGGCTGCGTTCGGGCCGCATGCGAAAGAGATCATGGATGACGTAGCCAACTACACCGACTTGGCGCCAACACTTCAGATAAGCGAAGTGGTAGTAGAGCGCGCTTGA
- a CDS encoding TetR/AcrR family transcriptional regulator — protein MAETKATQSGRGQFGPDDWIHAAQRVLQSRSIDAVRVEVLAKEMGVTKGSFYWHFKDRDDLIRRMLTAWRDAATEQIIFRFESRGLSARELIRDLLTLPFRGASAKEAAATELAIRAWARRDDAARSVLDEVDAKRLTYITQCFRALGFSATEAKSRAFALYSYELSESLLSQQGTAKQKDDRRAFMEKLLLTPLNGAETP, from the coding sequence ATGGCAGAGACAAAAGCTACTCAGAGCGGTCGCGGGCAGTTCGGCCCGGACGATTGGATTCACGCGGCGCAGCGGGTTTTGCAAAGCCGCAGCATCGACGCCGTCCGCGTGGAAGTGCTCGCCAAAGAGATGGGCGTCACCAAAGGCAGCTTCTACTGGCATTTCAAGGACCGCGACGACTTGATACGGCGTATGTTGACCGCCTGGCGGGACGCAGCGACCGAACAGATCATCTTCCGCTTCGAAAGCCGCGGACTGTCTGCTCGCGAACTGATTCGCGACCTCCTGACACTCCCGTTTCGCGGCGCGTCGGCCAAGGAAGCGGCGGCGACAGAATTGGCAATTCGGGCGTGGGCACGTCGGGACGACGCCGCGAGAAGCGTGCTGGATGAAGTCGACGCCAAGCGCCTGACCTACATCACCCAATGCTTTCGGGCTCTCGGATTTAGCGCGACTGAAGCGAAGTCTCGAGCGTTTGCGCTCTACAGCTACGAGCTTTCAGAATCGCTGCTTTCACAGCAGGGCACTGCGAAGCAGAAAGACGACCGGCGTGCTTTTATGGAAAAACTGCTGCTGACTCCGCTGAATGGAGCAGAGACGCCGTGA
- a CDS encoding non-heme iron oxygenase ferredoxin subunit — MNKVFLLKREELAPGEMRKVEGSGCPLAVYNLEGRFYATSDTCTHATASLSAGEIVDGDLIACPVHDGQFHIPTGQAVAFPCTVDLRTYRVIEEGDEVFADLDAESEDAVSSV; from the coding sequence ATGAACAAGGTCTTTCTGCTCAAGCGCGAAGAACTCGCGCCTGGCGAGATGCGTAAGGTCGAAGGCAGCGGTTGTCCACTAGCCGTCTACAACCTGGAAGGTCGTTTCTATGCGACCAGCGACACTTGCACCCACGCAACCGCGTCGCTTTCGGCAGGGGAGATTGTCGACGGCGACCTGATTGCGTGCCCGGTCCACGACGGACAGTTCCATATTCCGACAGGCCAGGCCGTTGCATTTCCATGCACTGTCGACCTGCGTACGTATCGGGTCATCGAGGAAGGCGACGAAGTATTCGCCGATCTGGATGCCGAGTCGGAAGACGCGGTTTCATCGGTCTGA
- a CDS encoding alpha/beta fold hydrolase yields the protein MMANLEGVGKELVAAEHRTNYFDEGRGKPLFLLHGSGPGVSGWTNWKGVMPDLAEKFRVIVPDIAGFGFTEFKEGTQYDIKLWVRHLVGIMDALGIEKASFVGNSFGGALSLGLAVFDPSRVERIVLLGTPAGEFEQTPGLRSAWQYEPSLENMEQTMRLFPFDQSIITPEMVKSRYEASARPGAQDALRKLIPKPNAEGPTMVKGFPEHVVAKIQAPTLVLHGREDRVVPPACGQLLARAIPRADLHLFGQCGHWVQTERRADFLRLVTAFCE from the coding sequence ATGATGGCAAATCTGGAAGGCGTGGGTAAAGAGCTGGTTGCGGCCGAGCATCGGACGAATTACTTCGACGAGGGGCGCGGTAAGCCGCTGTTCTTGTTGCACGGTTCGGGTCCCGGCGTGTCGGGCTGGACGAACTGGAAAGGTGTCATGCCCGATCTGGCGGAAAAATTCCGCGTGATCGTGCCGGACATTGCCGGCTTCGGCTTCACAGAGTTCAAGGAAGGCACCCAGTACGACATCAAGCTGTGGGTGCGGCATCTTGTGGGCATCATGGATGCGCTTGGTATCGAGAAGGCGTCATTCGTCGGCAATTCGTTCGGCGGCGCGCTCTCGCTGGGCCTCGCCGTTTTCGATCCGTCGCGGGTCGAGCGCATCGTGCTCCTCGGCACACCCGCAGGGGAGTTCGAACAAACGCCCGGTCTTCGCTCAGCGTGGCAATACGAGCCGTCGCTTGAAAACATGGAGCAAACCATGCGGCTGTTCCCGTTCGACCAGTCGATTATCACGCCGGAGATGGTCAAGTCGCGTTACGAGGCGAGCGCGCGCCCGGGGGCGCAGGACGCGTTGCGCAAGCTGATTCCGAAACCGAATGCCGAAGGCCCGACGATGGTCAAGGGATTCCCCGAGCACGTCGTCGCAAAGATTCAAGCGCCTACGCTGGTGCTGCATGGTCGTGAAGACCGCGTCGTCCCGCCAGCTTGCGGGCAGTTGCTCGCCCGTGCGATTCCTCGCGCCGATCTGCATCTGTTTGGACAGTGCGGTCATTGGGTGCAAACCGAGCGTCGTGCGGATTTCCTGCGCCTCGTGACAGCCTTCTGTGAATAA
- a CDS encoding flavin-containing monooxygenase produces MNAPTHSSNLSNPDRADGVTRLDAVVIGAGVAGLYQLHRLREMGLTVRAYDAASGVGGTWYWNRYPGARFDSQVEVYQYWFSEELYKSWKPSERFPAQPETEQWLNFVADRLDLKKDIQFNTRIASAHYNEDTQRWIITTDKGEQIDAQYLVACCGMLSAPLTDRFPGQSSFNGQIFHTGLWPKEPVDLKGKRVAVVGTGATGIQVIQTIAPEVGSMKIFVRTPQYVVPMKNPKYSQAEWDQWGAQFHELKKRVRGTFAGFHYDFESGPWAGKTPEQRLAVLEKFWEEGSLAMWLATFAEMFFDEAVSHDVSEFVRGKMRERLHHDPALCKLLIPTDYGFGTHRVPLENKYLEVYLQDNVEAVDCRQSPIECVVPEGIRTADGKVHEVDVIILAVGFDAGSGALSRIDLRGRGGRSLRAQWQQEIRTAMGLQVHGYPNLFTTGAPLAPSAALCNMTTCLQQQVDWITDCIDYARKHGKRVVEATQAFEDQWVAHHDETAAATLVVKTYSWYMGSNVEGKPRRLLSYIGGVGNYHRQCDELAASGYPGFAMS; encoded by the coding sequence ATGAACGCTCCCACGCATTCTTCGAATCTGTCCAACCCAGACCGTGCCGATGGGGTAACCCGGCTCGACGCCGTCGTTATCGGTGCCGGTGTGGCCGGCCTCTACCAGCTGCACCGTCTGCGCGAGATGGGGCTTACCGTCCGGGCCTACGACGCCGCGTCGGGTGTCGGAGGCACCTGGTACTGGAACCGCTACCCGGGTGCCCGCTTCGACTCGCAGGTCGAGGTTTACCAATACTGGTTCTCGGAAGAACTCTACAAGTCGTGGAAGCCCAGCGAGCGTTTTCCGGCCCAGCCCGAAACCGAGCAGTGGCTCAACTTCGTGGCCGACCGGCTCGACCTGAAGAAGGATATCCAGTTCAACACGCGCATCGCATCGGCCCACTACAATGAAGACACCCAGCGCTGGATCATCACCACCGACAAGGGCGAGCAGATCGACGCGCAGTACCTCGTCGCCTGCTGCGGCATGCTGTCCGCACCGCTCACGGACCGCTTTCCCGGCCAGTCCAGCTTCAACGGGCAGATTTTCCACACCGGTCTCTGGCCCAAGGAGCCGGTAGACCTCAAGGGCAAGCGCGTGGCGGTGGTGGGCACCGGTGCGACCGGTATCCAGGTGATCCAGACGATTGCCCCAGAAGTCGGCTCGATGAAGATCTTCGTGCGCACGCCGCAGTACGTGGTTCCGATGAAGAACCCCAAGTACAGCCAGGCCGAGTGGGACCAGTGGGGTGCGCAGTTTCACGAGTTGAAGAAGCGGGTGCGCGGAACCTTTGCTGGTTTTCACTATGACTTTGAGAGCGGGCCTTGGGCCGGGAAGACCCCCGAGCAGCGCCTCGCCGTGCTGGAGAAGTTCTGGGAGGAGGGCTCGCTGGCAATGTGGCTGGCCACCTTCGCCGAGATGTTCTTTGACGAGGCCGTCAGCCACGACGTGTCGGAGTTCGTGCGCGGCAAGATGCGCGAGCGGCTGCATCACGACCCGGCGTTGTGCAAGCTGCTGATCCCCACCGACTACGGCTTCGGCACGCACCGCGTTCCGCTGGAGAACAAGTACCTCGAGGTCTACCTCCAGGACAACGTCGAGGCGGTCGACTGCCGCCAGTCGCCCATCGAGTGCGTGGTGCCCGAAGGCATCAGGACGGCCGACGGCAAGGTCCACGAGGTGGACGTGATCATCCTGGCCGTGGGCTTCGACGCCGGCTCCGGCGCGTTGAGCCGCATCGATCTGCGCGGGCGTGGTGGCCGCTCGCTCAGGGCGCAGTGGCAGCAGGAGATTCGCACGGCGATGGGGCTGCAGGTTCACGGCTACCCCAACCTGTTTACCACCGGTGCACCGCTGGCGCCCTCGGCGGCGCTGTGCAACATGACTACATGCCTGCAGCAGCAGGTGGACTGGATCACCGACTGCATCGACTACGCGCGCAAGCACGGCAAGCGGGTCGTCGAAGCCACGCAGGCGTTCGAGGACCAATGGGTCGCCCACCATGACGAGACGGCCGCTGCCACTCTAGTGGTCAAGACCTACTCCTGGTACATGGGCTCCAACGTGGAGGGCAAACCACGACGCCTCCTGTCCTACATCGGCGGCGTTGGCAATTACCACCGCCAATGCGACGAACTGGCGGCCAGTGGCTACCCCGGCTTTGCGATGAGCTGA
- a CDS encoding alpha/beta fold hydrolase encodes MITNTYYGPEGHGPYELIDIGTLELEEGGSIPNCRLAVAMHGTLNAAKDNAILVPTWYSGTSKIIEQGYIGPGRALDPTKYFIVVVNQIGNGLSTSPHNTSWDQAGPGFPKVRIGDDVRAQHQLLTGKFGITRLALVVGGSMGAQQTYEWAVRYPEMVLRAAPIAGTAKLTEHNALFVETLVEAIITDQGFKGGDYATAAEVAAGLKRHAKMWTVMGWSTEFFRAGRHRALGFDSMQAFVDNFMTGYFAPMDPNDLLAMAWKWQHGDVSRHTGGDLAVALGRIKARTFVMPISHDMFFSPADCEAEQKLIPGSEFRPIASVDGHLALFGTDAECLAQIDLHLKTLLATSA; translated from the coding sequence ATGATCACCAACACCTATTACGGCCCGGAAGGGCACGGCCCTTACGAGCTGATCGACATCGGCACGCTTGAGCTCGAAGAGGGCGGTTCGATCCCCAACTGCCGACTTGCGGTCGCCATGCACGGCACGCTCAACGCAGCAAAGGACAACGCTATCCTTGTCCCGACCTGGTACTCAGGCACCAGCAAGATCATTGAGCAGGGCTACATCGGACCCGGCCGGGCGCTGGACCCGACGAAATACTTCATCGTCGTCGTCAACCAGATCGGCAACGGGCTGTCGACCTCGCCGCACAACACGAGCTGGGACCAGGCCGGCCCGGGTTTCCCGAAGGTGCGCATCGGCGACGACGTGCGCGCGCAGCATCAGCTGCTGACCGGGAAATTCGGCATCACGCGGCTGGCGCTGGTTGTCGGCGGTTCGATGGGGGCGCAGCAAACCTACGAGTGGGCCGTGCGCTACCCGGAGATGGTGCTTCGCGCGGCGCCTATCGCAGGAACTGCGAAGCTCACCGAGCACAACGCCCTCTTCGTTGAAACGCTGGTCGAGGCAATCATCACCGATCAGGGATTCAAGGGCGGCGACTACGCTACGGCTGCCGAGGTGGCGGCCGGCTTGAAGCGGCACGCGAAGATGTGGACGGTGATGGGTTGGAGCACGGAGTTCTTCCGCGCCGGCCGCCACAGGGCTCTCGGCTTCGATTCGATGCAAGCCTTCGTCGACAACTTCATGACCGGCTACTTTGCACCGATGGACCCGAACGACCTGCTCGCCATGGCCTGGAAGTGGCAGCATGGAGACGTGAGCCGGCACACAGGCGGCGACCTTGCAGTCGCGCTTGGCCGCATCAAGGCGAGGACCTTCGTGATGCCGATCAGCCATGACATGTTCTTCTCGCCAGCGGATTGCGAGGCCGAGCAGAAGCTCATCCCAGGGAGCGAGTTCCGGCCGATTGCGAGCGTCGACGGACACTTGGCCCTTTTTGGAACCGACGCGGAATGTCTGGCTCAGATCGACCTGCACCTGAAGACCTTGCTGGCTACCTCGGCATGA
- a CDS encoding Rieske 2Fe-2S domain-containing protein, protein MSHDCTGACPRLKRDAASEPLSYLDRLIDLEKGSLSRRVYWDHQIYEQELEKIFARSWLFLAHESQLPKAGDYLTTYMAEDNVIVVRQKDGSIKAFLNTCPHRGNKLNFTDAGNARSFVCNYHGWSFGIDGELRGMAGQELFDASGMKASEHGLHPVAQVASYKGLVFGNMDADAPPLDEWLGDFRFYLDVLLDMDGQGTEFVGGCVKSVINCNWKVPVENFIGDIYHALWTHDSAARAMLGGPVSDVYRDPDSYHVNFNGHGWEFNLDVVGNAATLGDKEIRKYLYGIQPTVAQRLGEFRSKMIGSISSVSVFPNLSFLPGQNTFRVWHPRGPGKIELHTWTIVNRSAPQEIKDRWIKGTMMTFSPSGVFEMDDGENFEFSTRTNAGFVTRQQELYMGLGLGSRLTDTELPGNVFRNQVNEANHRAFYQRWADLMGARSWDEVPKRDKAGLPESAFQHEDSKVSA, encoded by the coding sequence ATGTCACATGATTGCACGGGTGCTTGCCCGCGACTCAAGCGCGACGCGGCAAGCGAGCCGCTTTCCTACCTCGACCGGTTGATCGACCTCGAGAAAGGCAGCCTTTCGCGCCGAGTCTACTGGGATCACCAGATTTACGAGCAGGAACTCGAAAAGATCTTTGCCCGGAGCTGGCTCTTTCTCGCCCACGAATCGCAATTGCCGAAGGCGGGCGATTATCTCACCACGTATATGGCGGAAGATAATGTCATTGTCGTTCGCCAGAAAGATGGGTCGATCAAGGCGTTCCTGAATACCTGCCCGCACCGCGGTAACAAGCTGAATTTCACGGACGCGGGAAATGCGCGGAGTTTCGTCTGTAATTACCACGGCTGGAGTTTCGGCATTGACGGTGAATTGCGCGGCATGGCAGGTCAGGAGCTCTTCGACGCAAGTGGCATGAAGGCTAGCGAACATGGACTCCATCCTGTCGCACAGGTGGCATCGTATAAGGGACTCGTGTTCGGCAACATGGACGCGGATGCGCCGCCGCTCGACGAGTGGTTGGGTGATTTCCGCTTCTATCTCGACGTGTTGCTCGATATGGACGGGCAGGGCACGGAGTTCGTCGGCGGCTGTGTGAAGTCCGTCATCAATTGCAACTGGAAGGTGCCGGTCGAGAATTTTATCGGTGACATCTACCACGCGCTCTGGACTCACGATTCCGCTGCTCGTGCGATGCTCGGCGGCCCCGTCTCCGACGTGTACCGCGACCCCGACTCTTATCACGTAAATTTCAACGGCCACGGATGGGAGTTCAACCTTGATGTCGTCGGCAATGCGGCGACTTTGGGCGATAAGGAAATCCGCAAGTATCTGTACGGCATTCAGCCTACGGTGGCGCAGCGGTTAGGCGAGTTCCGCTCGAAGATGATCGGCTCAATTTCCTCGGTCAGCGTATTTCCGAATCTCTCGTTTCTGCCGGGCCAGAACACATTCCGTGTCTGGCACCCACGCGGTCCAGGAAAGATCGAACTGCATACGTGGACCATCGTGAATCGCAGCGCTCCGCAGGAAATCAAGGACCGCTGGATCAAGGGCACGATGATGACGTTCTCGCCGTCAGGTGTGTTTGAAATGGACGATGGAGAAAATTTCGAGTTCTCGACGCGCACCAACGCGGGTTTCGTCACCCGTCAGCAGGAACTGTACATGGGCCTCGGTCTTGGCTCGCGTCTTACGGATACGGAACTGCCGGGCAACGTCTTCCGCAACCAGGTGAACGAGGCGAACCATCGCGCTTTCTACCAGCGTTGGGCAGACCTGATGGGCGCCCGCTCGTGGGACGAAGTGCCGAAGCGCGATAAGGCTGGGTTGCCCGAGAGCGCGTTTCAACACGAGGACAGCAAGGTAAGCGCATGA
- the hcaB gene encoding 3-(cis-5,6-dihydroxycyclohexa-1,3-dien-1-yl)propanoate dehydrogenase translates to MGWLNDDVALVTGANSGIGLAVVRRFLAEGAQGVGVLIRNAAQADSMYEEFGGKIVVTVGDVRSPEANAEAVDATLRKFGKLDTLVGNAGVWDHFAALRKFDGPTLKATFEEVFGVNVLGYMLAAHAAAPALRESRGSMIFTLSNASFYAGGGGPVYVASKHACVGLIKQLAYELAPDVRVNGVAPGGTVTPLKGPQSLGRENDRLSDIPGFADAVADAVPLGFIAQPEDHTGHYVLLASRTNSPATTAAILQSDGGWEIRGRPARRKAP, encoded by the coding sequence ATGGGCTGGCTAAACGATGATGTCGCGCTTGTAACGGGCGCAAATTCCGGCATCGGACTCGCAGTGGTTCGCCGCTTCCTGGCCGAAGGTGCGCAGGGCGTGGGTGTTCTGATTCGCAACGCCGCGCAGGCCGACTCCATGTACGAAGAGTTCGGCGGCAAGATCGTGGTGACCGTCGGCGACGTGCGCTCTCCGGAGGCCAACGCCGAGGCTGTGGATGCGACCTTGCGCAAGTTCGGAAAGCTCGACACGCTGGTTGGCAATGCAGGCGTGTGGGACCACTTCGCGGCGCTGCGCAAGTTCGACGGTCCCACGCTGAAGGCAACCTTCGAAGAGGTCTTCGGCGTCAATGTGCTGGGTTATATGCTCGCCGCCCATGCTGCCGCCCCTGCGCTGCGGGAAAGCCGCGGGAGCATGATTTTCACGCTCTCGAATGCGAGCTTCTACGCGGGAGGCGGCGGTCCTGTGTACGTCGCGTCCAAGCACGCGTGCGTGGGTCTCATCAAGCAATTGGCCTATGAACTTGCGCCGGATGTTCGCGTGAATGGAGTTGCTCCGGGTGGGACCGTTACACCACTCAAGGGACCGCAATCGCTGGGGCGGGAGAATGATCGACTGTCGGATATTCCCGGTTTCGCGGATGCGGTGGCGGATGCCGTGCCGCTCGGCTTCATCGCGCAACCCGAAGACCACACCGGTCACTATGTGCTTCTAGCGTCCCGAACCAACTCGCCAGCGACGACCGCGGCGATTCTCCAAAGTGATGGTGGCTGGGAAATTCGTGGGCGCCCCGCGCGCAGGAAAGCACCGTAA
- a CDS encoding 3-phenylpropionate/cinnamic acid dioxygenase subunit beta, with protein sequence MNANVKAEFVSDDERLVERELAHRIEQFLFREARLLDSERWEEWLALMTPDIHYWMPAIENRRRADRLGSYAPGRGAYFDDCHLDLERRVARFMQPSAWAEDPPTRHVHVISNVEACRAEKDGEYVVHSVFVNYRSRGEADNDLLLGRREDLLREVDGALRIARRKVIITQSLLMSKNINTFF encoded by the coding sequence ATGAACGCAAATGTCAAAGCTGAATTCGTCTCCGACGATGAGAGACTGGTCGAGCGCGAACTCGCACATCGAATCGAACAGTTTCTGTTCCGCGAGGCCCGTCTGCTCGACAGCGAGCGGTGGGAAGAATGGCTCGCGCTCATGACGCCCGACATTCACTACTGGATGCCAGCGATCGAGAATCGCAGAAGGGCAGACCGGCTGGGCTCATACGCGCCCGGACGTGGGGCGTATTTCGACGATTGCCATCTCGACCTCGAACGCCGCGTGGCTCGTTTCATGCAGCCGTCGGCGTGGGCAGAAGATCCGCCGACGCGGCATGTCCACGTCATCAGCAATGTTGAAGCGTGTCGCGCGGAGAAGGATGGAGAGTACGTCGTTCATTCGGTGTTCGTGAATTATCGAAGCCGGGGTGAAGCGGACAACGATTTGCTGCTGGGCCGTCGCGAGGATCTTCTTCGTGAAGTCGACGGTGCACTGCGTATCGCGCGTCGAAAAGTCATCATCACGCAGTCTCTGCTGATGTCGAAAAACATCAACACATTCTTCTGA
- a CDS encoding protocatechuate 3,4-dioxygenase — translation MAKVVGGFLVPHDPVMFVAPDAPKQEVRDRMWKAFDTCAERLAELRPTSVVIVGADHYMLFGTNCLPSFLIGTGDVDGPLDALPGLKRGVIPDSAPLAQHIAEHGLANGYDWAVARALTVDHSVSIPNQLIVQPLREAGARVGTIPVYLAAGVDPYIRLTRAVSLGRAIREAVDAWPDDERVAVIGSGGISHWVGTADMGRVNEAFDREILDYATSCDVDAIARLSDEYILKNGGNGGMEIRNWACAMGALAGARGEVIDYAPVPEWVTGLGFVQLHLQ, via the coding sequence ATGGCAAAAGTAGTAGGTGGCTTTCTCGTGCCACATGACCCGGTGATGTTCGTCGCGCCGGACGCTCCTAAGCAGGAGGTCCGTGACCGCATGTGGAAGGCATTCGACACCTGCGCAGAACGGCTCGCGGAGTTGCGGCCGACCAGTGTGGTGATCGTCGGCGCCGACCATTACATGCTCTTCGGGACGAACTGTCTGCCGAGCTTTCTCATTGGTACTGGCGACGTCGATGGACCACTGGATGCTCTCCCTGGCTTGAAGCGGGGAGTGATACCGGATAGCGCGCCCCTGGCGCAACACATCGCGGAACACGGTTTGGCGAATGGCTACGACTGGGCAGTTGCTCGAGCATTGACGGTTGACCACTCTGTGAGCATCCCGAATCAACTGATTGTTCAGCCACTTCGAGAGGCGGGTGCGCGAGTGGGAACCATTCCGGTTTATCTCGCCGCGGGTGTCGACCCATACATTCGCTTGACCCGGGCTGTTTCGCTCGGTCGCGCGATCCGGGAAGCCGTTGACGCTTGGCCGGACGACGAACGGGTTGCCGTAATCGGCAGCGGTGGTATCAGCCACTGGGTCGGCACGGCGGATATGGGCCGCGTCAACGAAGCTTTCGATCGCGAGATTCTCGACTACGCGACTAGCTGTGACGTGGACGCGATCGCGCGCTTGAGTGATGAGTACATCCTCAAGAACGGCGGAAACGGCGGTATGGAAATTCGCAATTGGGCGTGCGCGATGGGTGCGCTCGCGGGGGCGCGTGGCGAGGTCATCGACTACGCACCTGTTCCAGAATGGGTCACCGGGCTCGGCTTCGTCCAGCTGCATCTGCAATAA
- a CDS encoding NAD(P)H-dependent flavin oxidoreductase — translation MLEKSTAPQLRELFAQTRLPVMAAPMFLVSSPELVIEASRAGIVGTYAAPNARNISALDDALSAIAAGAALGGTAPWALNMIVHSSYDRFDAELELVLRYQPKIVTTALGSPRRVLDHVHGYGGFVMADVATPAMARKAVEAGVDGLILVCSGAGGHTGTYHPFSFVDEVRRFWSGPLGLAGAVSTGAHTRAAQQIGADFAVLGTRFIAAEESMAQPAYRDMLVDSNMEDLVASKAVSGVLANWLRPTLERAGLAAVEVSEAKKIDFSGDISTAPKAWKDVWSAGHGVGAVTAVEPLSKIVDRLAQEYAECLAAEREAIERLSRQVQGWKSAVVAVNCNEGAMQ, via the coding sequence ATGCTAGAAAAGTCTACAGCTCCCCAACTTCGCGAATTGTTCGCGCAAACTCGCCTTCCGGTTATGGCGGCTCCGATGTTCCTCGTCTCGAGTCCGGAACTCGTCATCGAGGCGTCGCGAGCGGGTATCGTTGGCACGTATGCGGCGCCGAACGCGCGCAATATTAGCGCGCTCGACGATGCACTGAGCGCGATCGCGGCCGGTGCAGCTCTCGGCGGCACTGCGCCGTGGGCACTTAACATGATCGTTCACAGCAGCTACGACCGCTTTGACGCCGAGCTCGAACTGGTGCTTCGCTATCAGCCGAAAATTGTCACCACGGCGCTGGGCAGCCCCCGTCGTGTTCTCGATCACGTTCATGGCTACGGCGGATTTGTGATGGCCGACGTGGCCACCCCGGCGATGGCTCGCAAGGCAGTCGAGGCTGGTGTGGATGGCCTCATTCTCGTGTGTTCTGGCGCCGGCGGCCACACGGGCACCTACCACCCGTTCTCCTTTGTCGACGAAGTGCGCAGGTTCTGGAGCGGCCCGCTCGGGCTCGCGGGCGCTGTCTCGACCGGTGCTCACACGCGTGCCGCGCAGCAGATTGGCGCCGATTTCGCGGTTCTCGGCACCCGCTTCATCGCGGCCGAGGAAAGCATGGCGCAGCCCGCTTACCGGGACATGCTGGTGGATAGCAACATGGAGGACCTGGTCGCTTCGAAGGCAGTCTCGGGGGTGCTGGCGAACTGGCTGCGTCCCACACTGGAGCGGGCAGGGCTTGCCGCGGTGGAGGTCAGCGAAGCGAAGAAGATCGACTTCTCCGGCGACATCAGCACGGCGCCGAAGGCGTGGAAGGACGTATGGTCGGCTGGTCACGGCGTGGGTGCGGTGACGGCGGTTGAGCCGCTCTCGAAGATCGTGGATCGTCTTGCGCAAGAGTACGCGGAGTGTCTCGCTGCTGAACGTGAAGCGATCGAGCGGCTTTCACGGCAGGTCCAAGGCTGGAAATCGGCAGTCGTGGCGGTGAACTGCAACGAAGGAGCGATGCAATGA
- a CDS encoding extradiol ring-cleavage dioxygenase, whose protein sequence is MSRNVLERVLHQLSVDRAAKQRFREDAEGFLRRFALSDDERQMVLDFNVLALQTAGVNPMLTMGFWQELSPNRDMRAYMARLRPVSDGEAVHVAALKQ, encoded by the coding sequence ATGAGCCGCAACGTACTCGAGCGTGTGCTCCATCAATTGAGCGTCGATCGTGCCGCCAAACAGCGCTTTCGTGAAGACGCCGAGGGTTTTCTCCGGCGCTTCGCGCTCAGCGACGACGAGCGCCAGATGGTCCTCGACTTCAACGTCCTCGCGCTCCAGACGGCGGGCGTGAATCCTATGCTGACAATGGGCTTCTGGCAGGAGCTATCGCCCAACCGCGATATGCGTGCGTACATGGCGCGTCTTCGTCCCGTGAGCGATGGTGAGGCCGTGCACGTAGCGGCACTCAAACAATAG